The following proteins come from a genomic window of Actinopolyspora saharensis:
- a CDS encoding cobalamin biosynthesis protein, translated as MSEHRAGPGTRTGLLSGEGGLAGPRALAESLDAEVEGDLDGCLAAFARGVPVAVHNPGGYVVDRFVRAGTAERVEGASWNVVISDLTGDADLTGDAGLPGDVGLTGGTGDERTVRLVPRGLVLGIGASSGVAAGTASAALAGLDELLGPRPRAVRAVATVDRRAREPGLRAALREYFLARGVDGEPPLRGYAPEVLSAVPVVSPSVSARSALGTAGVAEAAALRAASEVGDGGPRLVLPKAVVSGVTLAVARIPAPASC; from the coding sequence GTGAGCGAGCACCGCGCGGGCCCCGGAACGCGAACCGGGCTCCTGAGCGGGGAGGGTGGCCTCGCGGGGCCACGTGCGCTGGCGGAGTCGCTCGACGCGGAGGTCGAGGGTGATCTGGACGGGTGCCTCGCGGCTTTCGCGCGTGGTGTTCCGGTAGCGGTGCACAACCCGGGCGGGTACGTGGTGGACCGCTTCGTCCGCGCGGGGACCGCGGAGCGGGTGGAGGGCGCATCGTGGAACGTGGTGATCTCCGACCTCACCGGGGACGCCGACCTCACCGGGGACGCCGGTCTCCCGGGGGACGTCGGCCTCACCGGGGGCACCGGAGACGAGCGGACGGTCCGGCTCGTTCCTCGTGGGCTCGTGCTCGGGATCGGTGCATCCAGCGGTGTCGCCGCCGGGACGGCATCGGCCGCTCTGGCCGGTTTGGACGAGTTGCTCGGGCCGCGTCCCCGAGCGGTTCGTGCGGTGGCCACGGTGGACCGCAGGGCGCGGGAGCCCGGTCTGCGCGCGGCGCTGCGGGAGTACTTCCTGGCTCGCGGCGTCGACGGCGAGCCGCCGTTGCGGGGGTACGCGCCCGAAGTGCTTTCCGCTGTCCCCGTGGTGAGCCCGAGCGTTTCCGCGCGGAGCGCGCTCGGAACCGCCGGCGTCGCGGAGGCGGCCGCGCTGCGAGCCGCCTCCGAGGTCGGCGATGGCGGTCCTCGCTTGGTGCTGCCCAAGGCGGTGGTCTCCGGGGTGACCTTGGCCGTCGCGCGAATTCCCGCTCCCGCCTCCTGCTGA
- the cbiE gene encoding precorrin-6y C5,15-methyltransferase (decarboxylating) subunit CbiE, which translates to MTVTVIGVDDGPLPEGAAELLNSAELVVGSRGQLRALAPEGARTVELGSFGPALSALSALAGDETGVVLASGDPGFFGAVRALRDKGLRCAVLPALSSVQRLMARVGRSWDDAAVISARVGGVRRALNVCRARSAVVVLTTSGAGPAQLGAGLRGWRRTLVVGEDLGGKHERVTTVEPAEAAERTWLEPNVVFCVTDPDAVPERGWHGGGEPVPPEGWALPEEDFSHREGTITGSEVRAVALAGLAPRPGCLVWDVGAGSGSVAVECARMGAAGIAVESDEAQVVRLVSNATAHGVDVRVVEGAAPGVLRELPKPDSVFVGTPDSEVLTACAHVGAERVVLALNELDRVAASRDVLRKAGYRVEGVQLAANRLSELEDGSARLTARDPVVLLRGFRSADDQG; encoded by the coding sequence GTGACGGTCACGGTGATCGGAGTCGACGACGGCCCGCTGCCTGAGGGCGCGGCAGAGCTGCTGAACTCCGCGGAACTGGTCGTGGGATCCCGCGGGCAGTTGCGCGCTCTCGCTCCGGAAGGAGCGCGAACCGTCGAGCTCGGGTCCTTCGGACCCGCGTTGAGCGCGCTGTCCGCGCTCGCCGGTGACGAGACGGGGGTGGTGCTGGCTTCCGGCGATCCGGGATTTTTCGGAGCGGTCCGGGCGCTGCGGGACAAGGGGCTGCGATGCGCCGTGCTGCCCGCGCTGTCCAGCGTTCAGCGGCTCATGGCGCGGGTGGGGCGTTCCTGGGACGACGCCGCGGTGATCAGCGCACGCGTGGGGGGTGTGCGCCGTGCGCTCAACGTGTGCCGGGCCCGTTCCGCCGTCGTGGTGCTGACGACCTCCGGCGCGGGCCCGGCCCAGCTGGGGGCGGGGCTGCGCGGCTGGCGGCGCACTCTCGTCGTCGGGGAGGACCTCGGCGGAAAACACGAACGAGTGACGACGGTGGAGCCCGCCGAGGCGGCGGAGCGGACCTGGTTGGAACCCAACGTCGTGTTCTGCGTGACCGACCCCGACGCCGTCCCCGAGCGGGGTTGGCACGGTGGCGGTGAACCCGTTCCTCCCGAGGGGTGGGCTCTGCCGGAGGAGGACTTCTCCCACCGGGAGGGCACCATCACCGGCTCCGAGGTGCGTGCGGTCGCCCTGGCCGGACTGGCGCCGCGGCCGGGCTGCCTGGTCTGGGACGTGGGGGCCGGATCGGGCTCCGTGGCAGTGGAGTGCGCCCGGATGGGGGCTGCCGGCATCGCGGTCGAATCGGACGAGGCCCAGGTCGTTCGACTGGTCTCCAACGCCACCGCGCACGGCGTGGACGTGCGCGTGGTGGAGGGCGCGGCTCCCGGCGTGCTGCGCGAGCTGCCCAAACCGGACTCCGTCTTCGTCGGCACTCCCGACTCGGAGGTGCTCACCGCCTGCGCCCACGTGGGGGCGGAGCGGGTGGTGCTCGCCCTGAACGAGCTCGACCGGGTGGCGGCGAGCAGGGACGTGCTGCGCAAGGCCGGTTACCGGGTGGAGGGTGTGCAGCTCGCGGCCAATCGGTTGTCCGAGCTCGAGGACGGCTCGGCGCGGTTGACCGCCCGCGACCCCGTGGTCCTGCTGCGCGGCTTCCGAAGCGCGGACGATCAGGGGTGA
- a CDS encoding cobalt-precorrin-4/precorrin-4 C(11)-methyltransferase — protein MTQGTRTGVVSFIGAGPGAADLMTLRGARRIAEADIVLWTPSLISPECVREHVRGDAELIDTTGSSSQEVLEVCRRAERERLRVARVYTGDAVLWSAVQQQYDACSRMELAVEVVPGVSGHSAAAASVGRELTGSAEECSVWLGKPDGNWNSMPGTGEVREFAAHGATMALSVSASRAGQLVERLRAGGYEDDVPVVVAYKVTCPDELVLRTTLGEVADLVKRHRLWRHTLFLVGHALQPTSTRSRSYGSAGSRWGPGTGTGASASTTSRRDGDGRRFPRGEQGRTDSSAESRRRSGAGSGEDALLSRARGDEQRSGSRAEAEVAWWAVRDWQRNARDGIVRADVRGSHGRRTEPDTQAPDLFTTSQDPEVLEGFRTARAGPDAPAAAPGETSGDTPDRTSPAQVSPVDEAASGQQNAAEEVSAEAVAEQDVVEQDRAEVSAGTEPAATEVPTAESAAGSTDPSYADSTAVDSGGTGSEAAGSEAAGFGTADSETTDSDGQAPPHRSSGKRNSGGSRAKQQSSTKQQSSKSGSRTGAARSSGKSAGTKTAGRTKNQRKTSTSDSEESSSRSGQSSQRPASGSSE, from the coding sequence ATGACTCAGGGGACACGTACCGGGGTGGTCTCGTTCATCGGGGCCGGGCCCGGTGCGGCCGACCTGATGACGCTGCGTGGTGCGCGGCGAATCGCCGAGGCGGACATCGTGCTCTGGACTCCGAGCCTGATCTCTCCTGAGTGCGTGCGTGAGCACGTCCGCGGGGACGCGGAGTTGATCGACACCACCGGGTCGAGCTCCCAGGAAGTGCTGGAGGTGTGTCGCAGGGCCGAGCGGGAGCGGCTCAGAGTGGCCCGCGTGTACACGGGCGACGCCGTGCTGTGGAGCGCGGTGCAGCAGCAGTACGACGCCTGCTCCCGCATGGAGCTCGCGGTCGAGGTTGTTCCCGGGGTGTCCGGGCATTCGGCCGCGGCCGCTTCCGTGGGCAGGGAGCTCACCGGTTCGGCGGAGGAGTGCTCCGTTTGGCTGGGGAAACCGGACGGGAACTGGAATTCCATGCCCGGGACGGGCGAGGTGCGCGAATTCGCCGCGCACGGCGCGACGATGGCGCTGTCCGTTTCCGCGTCCCGTGCCGGGCAGCTCGTGGAGCGGCTGCGCGCGGGAGGTTACGAGGACGACGTCCCGGTCGTGGTCGCCTACAAGGTCACCTGTCCCGACGAGCTGGTGCTGCGGACGACCCTCGGTGAGGTGGCCGACCTCGTGAAGCGGCACCGCCTCTGGCGGCACACCCTGTTCCTCGTCGGGCACGCCTTGCAGCCGACCAGCACGCGCTCCCGCTCGTACGGTTCCGCGGGCTCCAGGTGGGGCCCCGGGACGGGAACGGGGGCCTCCGCTTCCACGACCTCCCGCAGGGACGGGGACGGACGCCGTTTCCCGCGCGGTGAGCAGGGCAGGACCGATTCCTCCGCGGAGTCCCGCCGGCGCTCCGGGGCCGGGTCCGGCGAGGACGCCCTGCTGTCCCGGGCGCGTGGTGACGAGCAGCGCAGCGGTTCCCGCGCCGAGGCCGAGGTGGCCTGGTGGGCGGTGCGTGATTGGCAGCGGAACGCACGGGACGGCATCGTCAGGGCCGACGTTCGGGGCAGTCACGGCCGACGGACGGAGCCCGACACCCAGGCCCCCGACCTGTTCACCACCTCGCAGGATCCGGAAGTGCTCGAGGGGTTCCGAACTGCGCGTGCGGGCCCGGACGCTCCCGCCGCGGCGCCGGGGGAGACCTCGGGGGACACCCCGGATCGGACGTCGCCCGCGCAGGTGAGTCCAGTGGACGAGGCAGCTTCCGGGCAGCAGAATGCGGCGGAGGAGGTGTCGGCCGAAGCCGTCGCGGAGCAGGATGTCGTTGAGCAGGACCGTGCCGAGGTCAGCGCCGGGACCGAACCGGCCGCGACCGAGGTTCCGACTGCGGAGTCCGCCGCCGGGTCGACGGATCCGTCCTATGCGGACAGCACCGCGGTGGACTCCGGCGGCACTGGTTCCGAGGCCGCTGGTTCCGAGGCCGCTGGTTTCGGGACCGCTGATTCCGAGACCACTGATTCCGATGGCCAGGCCCCGCCCCACCGGAGCTCGGGGAAGCGGAACTCGGGCGGTTCACGAGCCAAACAGCAGTCCTCCACCAAGCAGCAGAGCTCGAAATCGGGGAGCAGGACCGGAGCTGCCAGGTCCTCCGGCAAGTCCGCCGGGACGAAGACGGCTGGCCGGACCAAAAACCAGCGCAAGACGAGCACCTCCGACTCGGAGGAGAGCTCCTCCCGGAGTGGACAGTCGTCCCAGCGCCCCGCATCCGGAAGTTCCGAGTAG